From Mya arenaria isolate MELC-2E11 chromosome 1, ASM2691426v1, a single genomic window includes:
- the LOC128238899 gene encoding uncharacterized protein LOC128238899, whose translation MDELGISVRDRGADTGSLGVKGMYNGGGALPILPSDTKVESTDTKLRLDTQLRDTSWNFSKTRPLVVPASPDIHGASGGHFNRSFESKTEFSKCFDADFDEKLEEKRTADLKGFGYGSCTELQTKTGKYVPILDDDVESMIDLRGRDVSPSLTDTLKTIEKKPQAVESDVVDIHGCKSQQFICVAGRIQPNETLAVSEQFLDLPTPQVVTEDFFVKSKKADPAESGSLQTEPEDEHITPAQIDEAEIKGDEYYLPEEDESDEYIPKVGDKLGEGGQGTVVLGQLPETGELAAIKQVWLSKGDAALLKEYEIAMDLKRHPNIIHVYKAERRGDNFYTYMEYMKDGAVNQWEWTAEQVVYILQEVLKGLIHMHSLGILHRDIKGENVLVSFDGDKNNIKIADLGSAVYAPWNGTCYADVVDYGFQGTVPFIPKEVASKHQFSTASDIWAVGCLGIELLTGELPWSDCKLRNTGALLFKIGMTDTPPPLPPDIDIPEHLKDFLLQCLQIDPRDRPSASELVQHAVFAGDPEE comes from the exons ATGGATGAACTAGGGATCAGTGTTCGAGACAGGGGTGCGGACACCGGGTCCCTTGGTGTTAAAGGGATGTATAATGGAGGTGGTGCTCTTCCGATTCTGCCGAGCGACACAAAG GTTGAAAGCACTGATACTAAATTGAGATTGGACACGCAACTCAGAGACACTAGTTGGAATTTCTCTAAGACAAGGCCATTG GTTGTTCCAGCCAGTCCTGATATCCATGGCGCATCTGGTGGTCATTTCAATAGGTCATTCGAGTCGAAGACAGAGTTTTCCAAATGCTTTGATGctgattttgatgaaaaattggAAGAAAAAAGGACGGCAGATCTAAAGGGATTTGGATATGGGTCGTGCACAGAATTGCAAACTAAGACCGGAAAATATGTACCCATCTTGGATGATGATGTCGAGTCGATGATAGATTTGCGCGGTCGAGATGTAAGCCCTTCATTGACAGAT ACTCTAAAGACCATCGAAAAGAAACCACAGGCAGTTGAAAGCGATGTTGTAGACATACATGGTTGCAAAAGTCAACAGTTCATTTGTGTTGCCGGAAGAATACAACCAAATGAGACTCTTGCTGTTTCTGAACAATTTCTGGACCTACCGACGCCGCAGGTAGTTACAGAGGacttttttgtcaaatcaaAAAAGGCAGACCCAGCAGAAAGCGGATCTCTTCAGACCGAACCTGAGGATGAACATATAACGCCAGCACAGATCGATGAAGCAGAAATAAAAGGGGATGAG TATTACCTACCTGAGGAAGACGAGTCAGATGAATACATTCCTAAAGTTGGGGATAAGCTAGGAGAAGGAGGGCAAGGAACTGTCGTGCTGGGTCAACTTCCAGAAACAGGAGAGCTTGCTGCCATCAAGCAG GTATGGCTATCCAAGGGTGATGCGGCTTTGTTAAAGGAGTACGAAATAGCTATGGACTTGAAAAGGCATCCTAACATCATCCATGTATATAAAGCTGAAAGAAGAGGCGATAACTTTTACACCTACATGGAGTACATGAAAG ATGGAGCAGTCAATCAGTGGGAATGGACAGCAGAACAAGTTGTTTACATTCTTCAAGAAGTATTGAAAGGACTCATCCATATGCATAGTTTAGGCATATTACACCGCGACATCAAGG GTGAAAATGTGTTGGTGTCCTTTGATGGAGACAAGAACAATATCAAGATTGCTGATCTAGGTTCGGCGGTTTATGCGCCTTGGAACGGGACTTGCTATGCCGACGTCGTAGATTATGGCTTTCAAGGCACTGTGCCCTTCATACCAAAAGAG GTGGCTTCGAAACATCAGTTCAGCACAGCTAGCGACATCTGGGCTGTGGGATGTCTTGGGATTGAATTGTTGACAGGCGAGTTACCGTGGAGTGATTGTAAACTGAGAAACACTGGCGCTCTTCTTTTTAAG ATTGGCATGACGGACACGCCGCCACCACTTCCGCCTGATATTGATATCCCCGAGCACCTGAAGGACTTCCTGCTCCAGTGCCTGCAGATTGATCCTCGTGACCGTCCTTCCGCAAGCGAACTCGTTCAACACGCAGTCTTCGCAGGAGATCCGgaagaataa